A stretch of the Methanomassiliicoccales archaeon genome encodes the following:
- a CDS encoding Ig-like domain-containing protein, producing MRNATGNFTYGWVSVPHNASAYWITNFTNGELLKAGSWSLKLEATDGAGNVGTYWSNFIVTPFVTFTTPSGNFINRTNFTFTWTPSLIDGTSLVGYKVSLYNETSDSWLGDSKTVTVPEIWLHNITGGSDLFNGASYTVYVNVTDSNSNYYNASLTFTVDASVPSVFWVKPQNNTLWNDNNLAIQWYADGGSSPIVKSIVTLTNSTGWPETLTIIGVTNSTTLSAIWGSNVPDDNYTLKVVVYDAADNYAQAWTNFTIDATFPAITIISPVDESYTNKNNFTASWTINDARSGTVYSWARVINTTGAAGSWVNITGKNSQWITNFTNKQLLNDEGAWAFIIAARDAAGNNATAIANFTIDKTAPTAVIIVPGAFINLSNFTASWNGDGTGSPIDFYRVRVQNSTGASAGWINMGTVTSAWITNFTAGKALLTEGSWTMDLYVQDKAGNNATVNHAFVVDLTNPIVTITFPAEDGDGVASRDVNVTWTGSDALSGIDHYNVSIDGNWIVLGDVEYNLFQNLSEGVHTLEVVAFDKAGNTQTATRTFIVDVTKPTVQINFPAGGQVFKVNAINVTWVMADDNLAYAEIRVDSSAYISVGTNTWYEISGLSEGAHIFSVKVYDIAGNWNETNVSFFVDTQSPVVVITNPVDGGYYNDSELEAQWLGFDPTPSSNIAYYWTQLDSEGWVNMSLATTRQLNLTEGVHTLEVQAFDNAGNSFLTLVTFTIDLTKPTVEIIAPTSGDMFASQSVLVEWSGSDNLSGIAHYEVSIDGGSWILVGLDTNYTFTGLADGNHTA from the coding sequence ATGAGGAATGCTACTGGCAATTTCACCTATGGTTGGGTGAGCGTACCCCATAATGCCTCAGCTTATTGGATAACAAATTTCACCAATGGCGAACTATTAAAAGCAGGTAGTTGGTCTCTTAAATTGGAGGCAACTGATGGTGCAGGCAATGTGGGCACCTATTGGAGCAACTTCATAGTTACTCCATTTGTAACCTTTACTACACCATCAGGAAACTTTATAAACCGCACCAATTTCACATTCACATGGACTCCATCTTTGATCGATGGAACTAGCTTGGTCGGTTATAAAGTATCACTCTATAATGAGACGAGTGACAGTTGGCTTGGCGATAGTAAAACTGTAACTGTGCCAGAAATATGGCTACACAATATAACTGGTGGCAGTGATCTGTTTAACGGCGCCAGTTATACCGTTTATGTGAATGTGACAGATAGCAACTCGAATTATTATAACGCATCTTTAACATTCACTGTTGATGCAAGCGTTCCGTCGGTGTTTTGGGTCAAACCTCAGAATAATACCCTATGGAATGATAATAACCTTGCCATCCAATGGTACGCAGATGGAGGTTCGTCCCCAATAGTAAAGAGCATTGTCACATTGACTAACTCCACTGGATGGCCCGAAACATTGACTATAATTGGCGTAACTAACTCCACCACTCTAAGCGCTATATGGGGCTCGAACGTTCCTGATGATAATTATACCTTAAAGGTGGTAGTGTATGATGCTGCGGATAACTATGCACAGGCCTGGACGAACTTCACCATAGATGCGACGTTCCCAGCCATTACTATCATCTCACCAGTTGATGAGTCTTACACAAACAAGAACAACTTCACTGCTTCATGGACCATCAATGATGCACGCTCTGGCACCGTTTATTCATGGGCCAGAGTGATCAACACAACTGGCGCGGCGGGAAGTTGGGTGAATATAACGGGTAAAAATTCGCAGTGGATTACGAACTTCACCAACAAGCAGCTATTAAACGATGAAGGGGCTTGGGCGTTCATAATAGCTGCAAGAGATGCGGCTGGAAATAATGCTACAGCCATCGCGAATTTCACCATCGATAAGACCGCTCCAACCGCAGTCATTATCGTCCCCGGAGCATTCATCAACTTAAGTAACTTCACAGCTTCTTGGAATGGCGATGGTACAGGATCCCCCATCGATTTCTATCGCGTACGGGTCCAGAACTCCACTGGAGCTAGTGCGGGATGGATAAATATGGGAACGGTTACTAGCGCTTGGATCACAAACTTCACTGCTGGCAAAGCGCTACTAACAGAGGGAAGCTGGACGATGGATCTGTATGTTCAGGACAAGGCAGGCAACAATGCAACAGTAAATCATGCCTTTGTTGTTGATCTTACCAACCCCATTGTTACCATAACCTTCCCTGCCGAAGATGGCGACGGTGTTGCTAGCAGGGACGTAAACGTCACTTGGACAGGTTCCGATGCTCTCTCGGGAATCGACCACTACAACGTTTCCATTGATGGTAACTGGATAGTTTTAGGAGATGTTGAGTATAATTTGTTCCAGAACCTCTCTGAGGGCGTCCATACCTTGGAGGTTGTGGCATTCGATAAGGCAGGAAACACTCAAACCGCTACCAGAACATTCATCGTCGATGTTACCAAACCCACAGTGCAAATCAATTTCCCTGCGGGTGGTCAGGTCTTCAAAGTGAATGCCATTAATGTTACATGGGTTATGGCTGATGACAACTTAGCATATGCCGAAATCCGTGTAGACAGCTCAGCGTACATATCTGTAGGAACCAACACCTGGTATGAAATCAGCGGATTGAGCGAAGGTGCGCATATCTTCTCCGTAAAGGTATATGACATCGCAGGAAACTGGAATGAAACTAACGTTTCCTTCTTTGTCGATACCCAGTCACCGGTTGTCGTAATTACCAATCCTGTGGATGGTGGATATTACAACGACTCTGAGCTCGAAGCTCAATGGCTTGGGTTCGATCCAACTCCATCCTCCAACATTGCATATTATTGGACCCAGTTGGACAGTGAGGGTTGGGTCAACATGAGCCTCGCCACAACACGTCAGTTGAATCTGACTGAGGGCGTGCACACTCTCGAAGTGCAAGCCTTTGACAACGCAGGCAATAGCTTCCTTACGCTGGTAACCTTTACTATCGACCTTACCAAGCCTACGGTGGAAATAATCGCACCAACTTCAGGTGACATGTTCGCCTCTCAGAGCGTTCTGGTAGAATGGTCTGGTAGCGATAATCTTTCCGGCATCGCGCACTACGAGGTCTCCATCGACGGAGGCTCTTGGATACTCGTCGGCCTGGACACCAACTACACCTTCACCGGCCTGGCCGACGGCAATCACACAGC
- a CDS encoding MoaD/ThiS family protein, translating to MNSNIKVILQISGKEIIEEIAESSTVEDLLRKLSLHPDAYIIVKDKRPVPLTKILEDGERLRLVKVASGG from the coding sequence ATGAATTCGAACATAAAAGTGATTCTGCAAATCTCGGGCAAAGAGATTATTGAGGAAATTGCGGAGAGTTCAACCGTTGAAGACCTTTTGAGAAAGCTTTCTCTCCATCCAGATGCATATATTATTGTAAAGGATAAGCGCCCCGTGCCATTGACTAAAATCTTAGAAGACGGGGAAAGGCTAAGATTGGTCAAAGTAGCCTCAGGTGGTTAA
- a CDS encoding cobyric acid synthase has product MSSIMFQGVCSGAGKSTVTALFCRYLAAKGKSVAPFKALNLSLNSFVTRDGKEMGMAQAFQAIACGIEPRVEMNPILLKPSGNGVIQLVLEGKPYANFGKGCESLPTGDLMKVVGKCYNKLLEEYDTIIIEGSGSPAEINLFEKDIANMRTAELAKAPVILIGDIDRGGVFAALYGTYYLLNEHHKKMVRGFIINRFRGDPTILQPGIREIEKKMRLPCLGVIPMIEFHIPQEDSLSLGSRKLFPKRVDDIRKIWISSLDNALLQIVSDLDMRGLSLILEKGLSC; this is encoded by the coding sequence TTGAGTTCAATAATGTTTCAGGGAGTTTGTTCTGGGGCAGGCAAATCTACTGTGACAGCGCTCTTTTGCCGATATTTGGCAGCGAAAGGAAAAAGTGTAGCCCCTTTCAAGGCGTTGAACCTATCTTTGAATTCCTTTGTAACCCGCGATGGAAAAGAAATGGGCATGGCTCAGGCATTTCAGGCCATAGCTTGCGGTATTGAGCCCAGAGTTGAGATGAATCCTATTTTATTGAAACCGAGCGGCAATGGTGTTATCCAGCTTGTTCTCGAGGGCAAGCCTTACGCTAACTTTGGTAAGGGTTGCGAATCGCTTCCAACAGGGGATTTAATGAAAGTGGTTGGTAAATGTTACAACAAATTATTGGAAGAATATGATACGATTATCATAGAAGGATCTGGCTCACCTGCCGAGATTAATCTATTTGAAAAAGATATAGCTAATATGAGGACAGCTGAATTGGCAAAGGCACCAGTGATTTTAATAGGTGATATTGACAGGGGAGGTGTTTTTGCTGCGCTATACGGAACTTATTACCTATTGAATGAACATCATAAAAAAATGGTAAGGGGCTTTATAATCAATCGCTTTCGAGGAGATCCCACAATTCTTCAGCCTGGCATAAGAGAAATAGAGAAAAAAATGCGACTGCCGTGCTTGGGAGTAATACCTATGATTGAATTTCATATTCCGCAAGAAGACAGTCTTAGCCTTGGCTCTCGAAAATTGTTTCCAAAACGTGTTGATGATATCAGGAAAATATGGATATCTAGCTTAGATAATGCTTTATTGCAAATAGTAAGCGATTTGGATATGAGAGGATTGTCATTGATATTGGAAAAAGGATTATCTTGTTAA
- a CDS encoding cobyric acid synthase produces the protein MVMGATSGAGKSLVVMGLCRILADLGFRVAPFKSQNMSLNSYITQNGEEIARAQELQARAARAEPIAAMNPILLKPKGNAISQVVVEGRPYKDMDVQEYYGSFARSKGIEIIKRNFEILSKSNDFVIIEGAGSPAEINLGDQEIANIPTARISDADCILVVNIEWGGAFAYLYGTLLLLNEEDRKKFKGVIINNMHGDHETLEVGIKKAEKELGIKVLGVLPHLDLELPTEDSMFLKDKGAKEDSTTLIGIIRLPRISNFTDFDPFTLEEGISVVYIDDPNDLDNVDLIIIPGTKNTVQDLIWMNERGLSQKIRSLKGKMPIIGICGGYQMLGTEIHDLYGLEGGQSRSLEGIGLLQAQTVFDSKEKRTVQVEGELLLGKGGKVRGYEIHMGRTTSLEAPVFYITSDGGYHEGSVSTDGMVLGTYLHGVFDLPAFRQHVISLIKADRKSHFEEAKNLDSAVENSISEVARIMKKRLILRYLIPEVGGVSD, from the coding sequence ATGGTAATGGGTGCCACATCGGGAGCAGGTAAATCGCTTGTGGTCATGGGTCTTTGTAGAATATTGGCTGACCTGGGATTTCGGGTTGCTCCTTTCAAATCGCAGAATATGTCATTGAACTCATATATCACGCAAAATGGAGAAGAAATCGCAAGGGCGCAAGAATTGCAGGCTAGAGCCGCTAGGGCTGAGCCGATTGCGGCGATGAATCCCATATTGCTAAAACCCAAGGGAAATGCGATATCACAAGTGGTGGTCGAAGGCCGTCCTTACAAAGATATGGATGTACAGGAGTACTATGGTTCTTTTGCTAGGAGTAAAGGAATAGAGATAATAAAACGTAACTTTGAAATACTATCTAAAAGCAATGATTTTGTCATCATTGAAGGTGCAGGCAGCCCGGCAGAGATTAATCTTGGCGATCAGGAGATCGCCAACATTCCCACTGCGAGGATATCCGATGCTGACTGTATTTTAGTGGTGAACATTGAGTGGGGTGGGGCTTTTGCATATCTTTACGGTACGTTGCTCTTACTCAACGAAGAGGATAGAAAGAAGTTCAAAGGGGTAATCATCAATAATATGCATGGAGATCATGAGACTCTCGAAGTCGGTATAAAGAAGGCAGAGAAGGAATTGGGAATAAAGGTTCTGGGTGTATTGCCGCATCTTGATTTAGAGCTTCCAACCGAAGATTCAATGTTTTTGAAGGATAAAGGCGCTAAAGAAGATAGTACTACCTTGATAGGCATCATAAGACTGCCTCGCATATCCAATTTTACTGATTTCGATCCTTTCACATTAGAAGAAGGCATATCTGTGGTGTATATAGATGATCCTAATGACTTGGATAATGTCGATTTAATAATAATACCTGGAACTAAGAACACCGTTCAAGATCTGATCTGGATGAATGAAAGGGGATTATCTCAAAAGATTCGCTCCTTGAAAGGCAAAATGCCGATCATAGGAATTTGTGGGGGGTATCAAATGCTTGGTACTGAGATTCATGACTTGTATGGATTGGAAGGGGGTCAATCAAGATCTTTGGAAGGAATAGGCTTGCTTCAAGCTCAGACGGTATTTGACTCAAAGGAAAAAAGAACAGTTCAAGTGGAGGGTGAACTTCTTTTAGGAAAAGGAGGGAAAGTTAGAGGATACGAGATACACATGGGGAGGACAACTAGCCTTGAAGCTCCAGTTTTCTACATAACCTCGGATGGGGGCTATCATGAAGGCTCGGTTTCTACAGATGGAATGGTTCTGGGAACTTACCTTCATGGAGTGTTTGACCTACCTGCATTTAGGCAGCATGTAATTTCTCTCATCAAAGCAGATAGAAAATCTCATTTTGAAGAAGCGAAAAATCTCGATAGCGCTGTTGAAAACAGCATTTCTGAAGTGGCTAGAATTATGAAAAAGAGATTGATTTTGCGTTATCTTATTCCTGAAGTCGGAGGAGTATCTGATTGA
- the dnaG gene encoding DNA primase DnaG — protein MNIDPSTTKYLIKAKLNADGIVEKPDVVGAIFGQTEGLLGDELDLRDLQKSGRIGRIEVDVHSKQGKSEGDILIPSSLDQVETVILASALETIDRVGPCKARIVVDGIEDVRVVKRTKIIERARELLTELIKQSKSSGIDLTESVRQSVQVEEIIYYGKERLPAGPNVPDSDAIIVVEGRSDVLNLLKSGIKNAIAVEGTNIPKTISDLSKERVITAFVDGDRGGELILRELFQVAEVDFVARAPRGHEVEELTQKQIMKCLRNKIPAEQFIEMFGLEGDQLFKSGNGEKRGVKDLDAAEKAERAEKAERSDRSEKVEKVEKPEKVERQEKQREERAERVERAEKAERQEKERAEKNELAEESTEERKGSGKKLNAAQEKYKGMINELSTTSKARLLNASGLVIKEIPVKELANTLKEGVEGVSAVVFDGIVTQRILDIAAEQKIGTIVGTKLGNITKQPANVDVWTKEDLN, from the coding sequence ATGAACATTGATCCTAGTACAACAAAATATTTGATTAAGGCAAAGCTGAATGCCGATGGAATCGTAGAAAAACCTGATGTTGTAGGTGCTATATTTGGACAAACAGAAGGCCTGCTCGGTGATGAGCTAGACTTGCGCGATCTTCAAAAGAGTGGACGCATTGGAAGGATTGAAGTTGATGTCCATTCGAAGCAGGGCAAATCTGAAGGGGATATACTCATCCCATCCTCTCTTGATCAGGTAGAAACTGTAATCCTTGCCTCTGCTTTAGAAACAATCGATCGGGTAGGACCTTGCAAAGCGAGGATAGTCGTAGATGGGATTGAAGATGTTCGCGTCGTAAAGAGGACCAAAATCATCGAGAGGGCGCGGGAACTCCTTACCGAACTTATAAAACAATCCAAGTCGTCAGGTATTGATCTCACTGAGAGTGTTAGGCAATCGGTGCAGGTTGAAGAGATCATTTATTATGGAAAAGAAAGATTGCCTGCAGGACCAAATGTACCTGATTCCGACGCGATAATTGTGGTAGAGGGACGTTCAGACGTTCTAAATCTTTTAAAATCTGGTATAAAAAATGCGATTGCTGTGGAAGGCACTAACATTCCTAAAACCATAAGCGATCTTTCCAAAGAAAGGGTAATCACCGCTTTTGTAGATGGTGATAGAGGAGGAGAGCTGATATTGCGTGAGCTGTTTCAAGTGGCAGAAGTTGACTTCGTGGCTCGTGCACCGCGTGGACATGAAGTTGAGGAGCTAACTCAAAAACAGATAATGAAATGCCTTCGCAACAAAATCCCTGCCGAACAATTCATTGAGATGTTTGGTCTCGAGGGCGACCAATTATTCAAATCTGGAAATGGCGAAAAACGAGGCGTTAAGGATCTAGATGCTGCAGAGAAAGCTGAGCGAGCAGAAAAAGCTGAGCGCTCAGACCGTTCTGAGAAGGTCGAAAAGGTAGAAAAACCAGAGAAAGTAGAAAGGCAAGAAAAGCAGCGCGAAGAACGAGCTGAAAGAGTAGAGAGAGCGGAAAAAGCTGAGAGACAGGAAAAAGAGAGAGCGGAAAAGAATGAATTGGCAGAAGAATCAACTGAAGAGAGAAAGGGCTCAGGGAAGAAGTTAAACGCCGCTCAAGAGAAGTATAAAGGCATGATAAATGAGCTCTCCACTACATCTAAGGCTAGACTCCTGAATGCGAGTGGATTGGTCATAAAAGAGATTCCTGTTAAGGAATTAGCCAACACTCTTAAAGAAGGAGTTGAAGGTGTGAGTGCTGTAGTATTCGATGGAATAGTCACACAACGTATCTTAGATATTGCAGCGGAGCAGAAGATAGGTACCATAGTAGGTACTAAATTGGGGAATATCACCAAACAACCAGCGAATGTCGATGTTTGGACTAAGGAAGATCTAAATTAA
- a CDS encoding ATP-binding protein, translating into MHQPKLPDLTKISSTAEVEIPQDPLLRVIGQDEAVEIARIAARQRRHLLLVGPPGTGKSMIAQALALHLPPPNEEIRVVHNPENPERPMVEVKKADEVKRERESREFAGGDLIDPKNAPINVAERLGYRCRNCGEYSSYKERFCPKCQKPKLGESIGFAGNPFGDLMSTLLESSITVQGISSIPIGRERVTTTRNRFGKEEVVVFERTGDMIRVLDQEALEKRRELEKQRPRKVIVPLERNPFVMATGASETELLGDVRHDPYGGHPQLGTQPFERVIPGAIHEAHQGVLFIDELSHLGNLQRYILTAMQERRFPISGRNPQSSGASVKVDSVPCDFVFVGACNIQDLEHILAPLRSRINGNGYEILVRTTMEDTLENRSKLVQFIAQEISIDRRIPHASIEAVHSIIKEAARRAKDLDGQQHSLTLRLRELGGLIRAAGDLAVHEGSHLIEPEHIERAIKRSRTAEEQIKERYGSYTKGLGSDLSSSQKERSPYYFWNETREDDQMFH; encoded by the coding sequence ATGCACCAACCTAAACTCCCTGACCTGACAAAAATATCCTCAACTGCAGAAGTCGAGATTCCGCAAGACCCACTTCTAAGAGTAATTGGACAGGATGAAGCGGTGGAGATAGCACGAATCGCCGCTAGACAACGGCGACATTTGTTGTTAGTCGGGCCACCTGGAACGGGTAAAAGCATGATAGCTCAAGCGCTTGCCTTACATCTCCCACCCCCTAACGAAGAAATAAGAGTGGTCCATAACCCAGAGAATCCAGAAAGACCGATGGTGGAAGTAAAGAAAGCAGATGAGGTGAAAAGGGAGAGAGAGTCACGAGAATTCGCTGGAGGAGACTTAATCGACCCTAAAAATGCACCTATAAATGTCGCTGAACGATTAGGCTATAGATGTCGAAATTGCGGAGAATATTCATCCTACAAAGAGAGATTCTGCCCTAAATGTCAAAAGCCTAAACTAGGAGAGTCCATAGGTTTCGCAGGTAATCCCTTCGGCGATTTAATGTCAACCTTGTTAGAAAGTTCCATAACAGTACAAGGAATCTCGTCGATTCCTATTGGTAGAGAAAGGGTCACTACTACTCGCAATCGCTTTGGAAAAGAGGAGGTGGTGGTTTTCGAACGTACGGGAGATATGATCCGCGTACTTGATCAGGAGGCTTTGGAAAAAAGGAGAGAGTTAGAGAAACAGAGGCCGCGAAAAGTTATTGTGCCACTTGAGCGAAATCCTTTCGTAATGGCCACCGGAGCAAGTGAAACAGAACTTCTTGGCGACGTGCGCCATGATCCTTATGGTGGACACCCTCAACTCGGCACTCAGCCATTCGAGAGAGTCATTCCTGGTGCGATTCATGAAGCTCATCAAGGCGTTCTTTTCATTGATGAGCTTTCACACTTAGGAAATTTACAACGATATATATTGACAGCGATGCAGGAACGCCGCTTCCCTATCTCAGGACGGAATCCTCAATCTTCAGGAGCGAGCGTGAAAGTGGATTCTGTGCCATGTGATTTCGTGTTTGTGGGAGCCTGTAACATTCAAGATTTAGAGCACATCCTGGCTCCCCTTAGGTCCCGCATAAATGGTAATGGTTATGAAATACTCGTAAGAACAACTATGGAAGATACCCTGGAAAACCGATCCAAGCTTGTCCAGTTTATTGCTCAAGAGATCTCTATTGATAGAAGAATACCTCATGCATCAATTGAGGCCGTTCACTCTATAATAAAAGAGGCAGCTCGGAGGGCTAAGGATCTAGATGGACAGCAGCATTCTCTGACCCTTAGGCTACGTGAATTGGGTGGACTGATCCGTGCTGCCGGCGATCTAGCTGTTCATGAAGGAAGTCATTTAATTGAGCCTGAACACATAGAAAGAGCGATAAAAAGAAGCAGGACGGCTGAGGAACAAATTAAAGAGCGCTATGGTTCATACACTAAAGGGCTTGGCAGCGATCTCAGTTCATCTCAGAAAGAAAGATCACCCTATTATTTTTGGAATGAAACTAGAGAAGATGATCAAATGTTTCATTGA
- the rimI gene encoding ribosomal protein S18-alanine N-acetyltransferase: protein MQLRLFRPADLPQVYELACSSLNESYNPTLFLDLYSYWPEGFIVMENEGLIIGFIFGVMLSRIDARILMLAVHEKYRRRGAGTILFHEFLKQCSLKGIRTITLEVRVSNFSAIDFYKKLGFQINGRVSKYYSNGEDAYRMQLYL from the coding sequence ATGCAACTTAGGCTATTCCGGCCTGCGGATTTACCACAAGTTTATGAGCTAGCCTGCTCCTCTTTGAATGAGAGTTATAACCCTACCTTGTTTTTAGATCTATATTCTTATTGGCCTGAAGGCTTTATCGTTATGGAAAACGAGGGGCTGATAATTGGCTTTATTTTTGGAGTAATGCTATCACGTATCGACGCTCGCATTCTAATGTTAGCGGTGCATGAGAAGTATCGCAGAAGAGGGGCAGGAACTATCCTCTTTCATGAATTCTTAAAGCAATGCTCTCTCAAGGGAATTAGGACCATCACTCTTGAAGTCAGGGTTAGCAATTTTTCAGCTATCGATTTCTATAAAAAATTAGGATTCCAGATAAATGGTCGCGTATCGAAATACTATTCAAATGGCGAGGATGCCTATCGTATGCAGCTGTATCTTTAA
- a CDS encoding phospholipase D-like domain-containing protein produces the protein MRVAYWGVFILILLPIIPYAPSSLALVESDSKQQQGMLIIEVMPRFPYEYVGLVNSGDTPVLLSGWSISDGEGTWIIKEDLLLSPDDEVYVCSNITFTKAIHPFAIHIDTAEGVFKKGRIGLADDGDEIYLTDPEGRIRDVLAYGSSSYSLEGWTGDRCPTPPPGKALRRFENPLLDRNARDDWFHFTPGRKLMSPVESMAAVEPFLNPDDMRLRIIRELVFAQFSIECAVYELTDASIAYYLAEATKRGVRVSILIEGQPVGGMKPNTMKIVMPLLRLGCDVRILSSWHGFKRYDFLHCKYLIADGKRVLVGSENWATTSFEGNRGWGACIQSETIARFFQEIFYNDFDSKQLDINPVLVDNFLPIENIPISSELPIYENLPSFTSKVCAFTAPDSALASLLDIINNAKERLLIQMFYASMNWPDSKGPMHAVLEAAKRGVTVRILLDNNWYNNEKGGENARIVAELNSKAVEENIDLQAKLISSQHEFHTLHNKGLIADNKTLVSSINWVSSAFYNNREAALVIESREISDYYASAFKKDWIDDCIAPTILLPQNVTVKQDELIVIQADVNDVGGISRLAWDIGDDGSVEDNGSFLAIRLPVGDHSVRFTAWDKYDNCATCLIEIKVVSSNSFHLGFEIPVIMASAAIFFIIIARKRIKRN, from the coding sequence ATGAGGGTAGCGTATTGGGGCGTTTTCATTCTCATTCTCCTTCCCATTATCCCTTACGCACCCTCATCATTAGCATTAGTCGAGAGCGATTCCAAGCAACAACAAGGAATGCTAATAATCGAGGTAATGCCTCGCTTCCCATATGAGTACGTAGGTTTAGTTAATTCTGGAGATACACCTGTACTATTATCTGGCTGGTCGATTTCCGATGGAGAAGGTACTTGGATTATCAAAGAGGACTTATTGCTGTCACCGGACGATGAGGTCTATGTATGTTCCAATATTACATTCACCAAAGCGATTCATCCATTTGCAATTCATATAGATACGGCCGAAGGCGTCTTCAAAAAGGGGAGAATTGGATTAGCCGATGATGGGGATGAAATTTATTTAACAGATCCTGAGGGAAGAATAAGGGATGTGTTGGCGTATGGTAGCTCTTCTTATTCTTTGGAAGGATGGACTGGGGATAGATGTCCAACTCCTCCTCCGGGAAAAGCTCTTCGCCGCTTCGAAAACCCACTATTAGATAGAAATGCGAGGGATGATTGGTTTCACTTCACTCCTGGTAGGAAGCTAATGAGTCCAGTCGAATCGATGGCTGCAGTCGAACCTTTTCTCAATCCAGATGATATGCGACTAAGGATCATTCGAGAATTGGTATTCGCTCAATTCAGTATTGAATGCGCAGTCTATGAATTAACAGATGCAAGCATAGCTTATTATCTCGCAGAAGCAACAAAAAGAGGAGTGCGTGTAAGTATTTTAATAGAAGGGCAACCAGTTGGGGGAATGAAGCCCAATACAATGAAAATTGTTATGCCATTATTGAGATTAGGATGTGATGTTCGTATTCTTTCCTCATGGCACGGCTTCAAACGCTACGATTTTCTTCATTGCAAATATCTCATTGCTGATGGAAAGAGAGTTCTAGTTGGCTCAGAGAACTGGGCTACTACATCTTTTGAAGGAAACAGAGGGTGGGGAGCTTGCATACAATCAGAAACTATCGCGCGTTTCTTTCAGGAAATATTTTACAATGATTTTGACTCCAAACAATTAGATATAAATCCTGTTCTCGTTGACAACTTTTTGCCTATTGAAAATATTCCTATTTCCTCTGAACTTCCAATATATGAAAACTTGCCTAGTTTCACATCCAAAGTATGCGCTTTCACAGCGCCTGACTCGGCCCTCGCTTCATTATTAGATATAATCAATAACGCCAAAGAGCGTCTATTGATACAAATGTTTTACGCGTCTATGAATTGGCCAGATTCAAAAGGACCAATGCACGCTGTTTTGGAAGCTGCGAAGAGAGGTGTGACAGTACGCATATTATTGGACAATAATTGGTATAATAATGAGAAAGGCGGTGAGAATGCAAGAATTGTTGCTGAACTAAACTCAAAGGCCGTCGAGGAAAATATCGATCTCCAGGCCAAGCTCATAAGTTCTCAACATGAATTTCATACTTTGCACAATAAGGGACTGATTGCCGATAACAAGACGCTAGTATCAAGTATAAACTGGGTCTCTTCAGCTTTTTACAACAACAGAGAGGCTGCATTGGTTATAGAATCGAGAGAAATATCAGATTATTATGCATCTGCATTTAAGAAGGACTGGATAGATGATTGCATTGCTCCAACAATTTTACTACCCCAAAATGTAACTGTGAAACAGGATGAGTTGATTGTAATCCAGGCTGATGTTAATGATGTAGGAGGAATTTCGAGATTGGCTTGGGATATAGGGGATGATGGGAGTGTGGAGGACAATGGCTCCTTTCTTGCAATTCGTCTACCGGTTGGAGACCACTCGGTTAGATTTACTGCATGGGACAAATACGACAATTGTGCTACATGTTTAATTGAAATCAAGGTTGTGTCCTCAAACTCTTTTCACCTGGGATTCGAAATCCCTGTGATAATGGCATCAGCAGCAATATTTTTCATAATTATTGCACGGAAAAGGATTAAAAGGAACTAA